A stretch of Microbulbifer bruguierae DNA encodes these proteins:
- a CDS encoding lipase family protein, which produces MSQLTFPLPHVTDALDFDSSTLTATLNPERAALFAFLCRAAYYPVDELDRKGFEEGDNDFDQYVCLSKSDELEKTLMLDTPDPGSEGAMEIENFLHSTGYSLVGTFNTRTSEASDSLKEYARDVLEGIPDTQGFVAAHFSSAEALEQKQAETLVICFRGSGSAADWGTNLRARAVSPAELCEKYRAESLKAQEEVAKDGSKAEPTTGVNFAESIEYAFPENSRFHRGFLFQFATCVQAIEEIIDGIDAKRIYITGHSLGGALAALLTIYLENRSRKLGTPNKLSACYTFGAPRAGNPNAITGLQTPIYRYVNAWDPVPKLPLDGGTLRSSLTNIGRRLAKTWLFTLAKPAWNLMKRLAKKNETGNTWHNALDDFTHYGDCRYLYPVPGAKGPEEFRQNVANARDLRPIVWPNPSKRRLALIRAETRILYWGSALSFTGELAKRLKGRSLDIYHFVRSKLGFPENSDDVSNSRKARTWNSIIGDHRMESYLLKLLVLRPVKVTAYQSPKGGQSPDPAEDTLEPITENE; this is translated from the coding sequence ATGAGCCAATTAACATTTCCCCTCCCCCACGTTACAGACGCGTTGGACTTCGATAGCAGTACTCTCACTGCGACACTGAACCCAGAGCGCGCAGCGCTTTTCGCCTTCCTATGTCGAGCTGCCTATTACCCGGTTGATGAGTTGGACCGCAAAGGCTTTGAAGAGGGAGACAACGATTTCGATCAGTACGTCTGCCTATCCAAATCGGACGAACTCGAAAAGACACTGATGCTCGATACACCTGACCCCGGCAGTGAGGGGGCAATGGAAATCGAGAATTTCCTGCACTCAACGGGCTACTCGCTGGTGGGTACATTCAATACCCGGACTTCAGAAGCCTCTGACAGCCTCAAGGAGTATGCACGTGATGTACTTGAAGGTATTCCGGACACACAGGGTTTCGTGGCCGCGCACTTCTCCTCCGCTGAAGCTCTAGAACAAAAACAGGCCGAGACCCTGGTAATCTGTTTCCGCGGCAGTGGGTCAGCCGCGGACTGGGGCACCAACCTGCGCGCCCGGGCGGTATCGCCTGCGGAGCTATGTGAGAAGTACCGGGCAGAGAGCCTGAAAGCGCAGGAAGAGGTGGCTAAGGATGGCTCGAAGGCGGAACCCACGACGGGCGTAAACTTCGCCGAATCCATTGAATACGCCTTTCCCGAAAACAGCCGCTTTCACCGCGGATTCCTGTTCCAGTTCGCCACCTGCGTCCAGGCCATCGAAGAAATCATCGACGGTATCGACGCCAAACGTATCTATATCACCGGGCACAGCCTCGGTGGTGCCCTCGCAGCATTACTGACCATCTACCTGGAAAACCGCAGCAGGAAACTAGGCACACCGAACAAGCTCTCGGCCTGCTATACCTTCGGGGCTCCCCGGGCAGGTAACCCCAATGCGATCACCGGGTTACAGACTCCGATTTATCGTTACGTCAATGCCTGGGATCCAGTACCCAAGCTTCCGCTCGATGGAGGTACACTGAGATCATCGCTGACCAATATAGGACGCCGGCTAGCCAAGACCTGGCTTTTCACTCTCGCGAAGCCCGCCTGGAATCTAATGAAGCGTCTCGCCAAGAAAAACGAAACCGGAAACACCTGGCATAACGCCCTCGATGACTTCACCCACTATGGTGATTGCCGCTACCTCTACCCAGTTCCGGGGGCGAAGGGTCCGGAGGAATTTCGCCAGAATGTCGCCAACGCCCGGGATTTACGCCCTATCGTCTGGCCCAACCCTTCCAAACGCAGATTGGCGCTGATCAGAGCAGAAACTCGGATACTGTATTGGGGTAGCGCCCTGTCATTTACAGGTGAATTGGCAAAGCGCCTTAAAGGAAGAAGTCTCGACATCTACCACTTTGTGCGTAGCAAGCTGGGATTCCCCGAGAATAGCGACGATGTTTCCAACAGTCGCAAAGCGCGGACCTGGAACAGCATCATCGGCGACCACCGTATGGAGTCTTACCTGCTGAAGTTGTTAGTGCTCCGCCCGGTCAAAGTTACCGCCTACCAATCACCGAAGGGTGGCCAAAGTCCCGATCCAGCGGAAGATACCCTCGAGCCGATTACAGAAAACGAATAA